The genomic interval GCTTCGACTCCAACACCGACATGGGCCTCGCCTACGCCGAGGCCCGCGACCGGGTGGAGCGCGTCAAACCAACCCTCCCGGAGGACGTCCGCGAGGTCTACCTCCAGAGGGCCAACCCCAACGACGAGGCGGTGTACATCCTGGGGGTCCAGTTCGACGGGTACGTGGAGGACCCCTACTACCTCCTCAAGAACGGCCTGGGGCAGAAGATCCTCCGGCTTCCGGGCATCGCCAAGGTGGACGTGGGCGGCGCCGACGAGAAGGTGATCCAGGTGGAGCTGGACATGGACCGCGTCAAGGCCCACCAGGTGAACCTCTACGAACTCACGCGCCGGCTGAGGAGCGATAACTTCACCCTCGCCTCGGGGCACGTGGACGAGGGGAACCGGCGGTACCTCGTCCGGTCCGTGGCCCGCTACCCCACCATCGAGTCCATCGCCGGCCTACCGGTCCGCGGGGACGGGCTCAAGGTCTCCGACATCGCCAAGGTGACCTACGGGGTCCCGGAAATCACCCGGCACTTCCGCATCGACGGCAAACCCTCCTACGTGCTGGAGATCTTCAAGGAATCGGCTTCGAACACCGTGGAGGTCTGCCGGCGGATCGACGAGGAGGTGGACCGGCTCTCCCTCCAGTATCCCGGCGTGCGGCTCATCAAATTCGACGACGACGCCAAGTACATCACCGAGTCGCTCGGCCTCCTTCTCAACAACGGCGTGGTGGGAGGCCTTCTGGCCGCCTTCCTCCTCTTCTACTTCCTCCGGCGGGTGAGGATCACCCTCCTCATCACGCTGGCCATCCCATTGGCCCTTCTCATCACGATCGTGGTGATGTACTTCGCGGGGCAGTCCCTGAACATCATCTCCATGATGGGCCTCATGCTCTCGGTGGGCATGCTCGTGGACAACTCCGTCGTGGTGGTGGAGAACATGACCCGGGTCATGACCGAGGAGGGGCGAACGGCCCGGGAGGCCGCCGTGAGAGGGGCGGGCGAGGTGAGCCTCGCCATCCTCATGTCCACCCTCACGACCATGGTGGTCTTCCTGCCGTCCGTCCTCCTCACCCAGGACGGGATGATGCGGTTCTTCATGGGCCAGCTCGCCATTCCCATCTGCATTTCGCTGGCGGCATCGCTCCTGGTTTCCCTGCTCTTCATCCCTCTCTGGTCCTCCATCGTTCTCAAGGACGCCCGGGAGCCGGGGGCGCTCCTCAAGGCGTGCGACCGGGTGTACGAGCGGACGCTGGGGTGGGCCAACCGCCGCTACGTGGACCTCCTCGCCCTGACCCTCCACCACCGATCCGCCGCCCTGACCCTTCTGGCCCTCGTCGTGGTGGTCACGGTGGCCGTGCCCTTCCAGAGGGTGCACATGACGGAGGAGGACAACGGGAGCGGCCGCAACATCTGGGTGGGGTTCAACTTTCCAGGGGCCTTCACCCTGGAAGACTCGGACGCCTTCATGCGGAAGGTGGAAGCGAAGGTCGAGAGCCTGAGGGACAAGTACGACATCAAGCACTACCGGATCTGGGCGAGCAAGACCCGCGGGAACATCCGCGTCCTTCTCAAGGACATGAGCGAGAGCGACCTCGAGGTCCCCTGGGTGGCCGAGCACCTGGTGAAGGAACTGCCCACCCAGCCGGGCGTCACCCAATTCACCAACTGGTCCCAGAGCCTCTCCTCGGGAGAGGCGGACATGCGGATCTACCTACTGGCGGACGACACGGGACAGCTTCTGGACACCTCCCCCGAGGTGGTCCGCCGCCTCAAGCTCATACCGGACGTCGTGGCCGTGGACACGGACCTGGAGGAGGGCAACGACGAGGTGCGGCTCCAACTGGACCGGGAAGCTCTCCAGCAGTACGACGTCTCTCCGGAGGTCCTTTCGAGCCTCGTGGCCTACGCCGTGCGCGGGTACCCCCTGCCCAAGTACCGCTACGAGGGCAAGGACGTGGAGGTGCGCATCCAGGTGCAGAAGTCCGACCGCGAGAACCTGGACCAGATCCGGGACCTGGCCGTCCCCACCCGCGGGGGCGGGACCGTCCCCCTCGCCTCCGTGGCGACCTTCCAGGTCCGGAGGGCGCTCCAGGAAATCAGCCGGTTCAACGGGAGGACGGCCCTGGGCCTCAAGATCAGCACGACTCTGAAAGACAAGAAGGAGCTGGAGAAGCGCGTCATGGGGGTAGTGAATTCCATGCAGCTCCCCCAGGGGATGACCGTTTCCACCTCCAATCTCCTCGGGAGGGGGGGCAACGCCGGCCAGGACTTCGCGGCGGGGCTCGCCCTTTCGATCTGTTTCGTCTTCCTTCTCATGGGGGTCCTCTTCGAGTCCTTCATGCTCCCCTTCGTGGTCATCACCTCCATCCCCCTGGCCTTCGCCGGCTCCTGGTGGCTTCTGTACGCCATGGGCTCGGAGCTCAACATCATGGCGGTCATCGGCACCATCCTGCTGGCCGGGGTGGTGGTCAACAACGCCATCGTTCTCGTGGACCGGGTAAACCAGCTTCGCAAGGAAGGCTCGGACCGCGAGGAGGCCCTTCTCGAGGCCGCCCGGCAACGCTTCCGGCCCATCCTGATGACGGCCCTCACGACCATTCTCGGCCTTCTCCCCATGGCCTTCGGGAAGGCGGCCTTCGTCGGGATCCCTTACTCCCCCATGGGGCTGACCTTCGTCGGGGGCCTCACGGCGGGCACCTTCCTGACCCTCCTGGTGGTCCCGCTCTTCTACCAGATTTTCGACGGATGGCGCGAGTCCCTCTCGGTCCGCTTCACCCGGGTGGCCCGCACGTGGGGGCCGGCCCGGTGGGCCAGGGCCAGGAGCGCGGAGGAAGGCCCGTAACGGACGCCTCGGCCCTCCCTTGACGCACGGACGACCGCCCCCTATCCTGTGTCCAACGGCCGCGGAAACGGAAACAGAGGGAGAGGGGGTGCGGGGAAGTGTCCTCCAAGAAGTCCCACAAGGAGTCCCGCCAGGCGGCCCGCGGCCAAACCGGCGCGGTGACCCATCGCGAGGAGATCCTGCGCGCCGCGGACCTGCTGGAGGAGTGCCTTCTCCTCCTGGACGAGGCCGGCAATGTCCTGCACGCCAATGCGGCGGCGGCCCGGTGCCTGGGCCTTTCCCTTGAGGAACTCCTGAAGGCGAACATGGCCCGGCTCGCCGACTCGGCCCCCCCCGAGGAGGCGCTCCACCTGGTCCGCGGGCTCCTCGCCGCGGGGGAGGAGTTCTCCGGCGAGTCCGTTCATACCAAGCCCGACGGCGAGACCGTCCACCTCACCCTCTCCCTGACGCGGATGAACCCCCCCGGCTCGCCCGGCGTCGCCTTCGCCCTGGTGGCGCGAGACGTGACCGACTCCCGCCGCGCGGAGGAGCAGATCCTCCACGACGCCTTCCACGACGCCCTCACGGGGCTTCCCAACCGCGCCCTCTTCATGGACCGGACCGGGCAGTCCCTGGCCCGGTCGAGGCGGTCCGAGGAGGCCCGTTTCGCCCTTCTCCTCATGGACCTGGACCGCTTCAAGGTCGTGAACGACAGCCTCGGCCACCAGGCGGGGGACCGGATCCTGCAGGGGATCGCCCAGCGGTTGAAAGCGTGCCTGCGGCCCGCGGATACGGTGAGCCGGCTGGGAGGGGACGAGTTCGCGCTCCTCATCGAGGACGTACGGGAGGGCCGCGACGCCCTGCTCTTCGCCGAGCGCCTCCACAAGGCCCTTCTGGAGCCCTTCGCGCTGGAGGGCCAGGAGGTTTTCACGGCGGCCAGCATCGGCGTGGCGCTCGGAACTCCCGCCTACGAGAACGCGGAGGAGCTCCTCCGCGACGCCGACACGGCCCTCAACCGAGCCAAGGCCCAGGGCAAGTCCCGCTCCGTTCTCTTCGACCCCACCATGCACCAAAGCGCCGTGGCCCTCTTCCAGATGGAGACGGACCTCAGACGGGCCGTGGAGAGCGGCCAGTTCCACGTCTATTACCAGCCCATCGTCTCCCTGAAGACAGGCCGGACCGCAGGCTTCGAAGCCCTCGTCCGCTGGCAGCACCCCCGGCGGGGGCTCGTCTGGCCCGCCGAGTTCATCGGCCTGGCCGAGGAGACGGGCCTCATCATCCCCATCGGCCTCTTCGTGCTCAAGGAGGCGATCAAGCAGCTCCGGTCCTGGCAGAGCCGCCACCCTCGGACCCCGCCCCTCCTGATGAGCGTGAACCTCTCGGGGATCCAGTTCCTGAGGCCAGAGCTCACCACCCAGCTCGACCTCACCCTCCGGGAGTACGGGGTCGAGGGGGCCACGGTGAAGCTGGAGCTCACGGAGAGCGTCATCATGGAGCACGCCGAGTATGCTAGGGACATGATGGCCCAGATGAAGGCCCAGAACGTCAAGCTCTGCGTGGACGACTTCGGGACCGGATACTCGTCCATGAGCTACCTGAGGCGCTACCCCATCGACACCGTGAAGATCGACAAGTCCTTCATCTCCAAGATGGACACCGACCCCGAGAGCCTGGAGATCGTGCGCACCGTCGTCACCATGGCCCACAACCTCGGCAAGGAAGTCATCGCCGAGGGGGTGGAGACCCGTGAGCAGCTCGCCAAGATCAAGGCCCTCAAGGTGGAGTACGCCCAGGGGTTCTTCTTCTCCAAGGCCGTGGACCGCGAGTCCGCCGAATCCCTCGTCACCTGGCGCTGGTTCTGGTGAGGGACAGGTGGAACGGAAACGTTCCAGGACCTCTCCCTTCCTGCTTCGTGCGTCTCTATCCTTCGATCGGGCGACCGTGCACCGCTCGGATCTCCGCTCCCCTTTTCTTGGGGGGGGGGGGAGCGGGCTTCCGACGGGCCGGAAGGACCCCCTTCAGTGGCCGCAGGCGACGCCCGTGTCCTTGTCGCTCGCGAGACAAAGGCCGCTGGCGCCGTAGGCACCGGGGCCCGACCGCTCCAGGGCCCCGCTGTTCTTTCCCCACGAGCCTTCGACCCAGGGCTCTCCGGGCCCGCCGTCGGGGACCATGACCCACCAGATGAACCGCGTCGGATCGGTGGAGGGGTCGAAGGGAATCGGAAGGACCACGGTCCCCGTCGTGCCCAGATTGCAGTAGGACGTCGGAAGGCCGGGAACGTAGATCCCCCCGTAGGACGCGGGCAGGCCTGAGCCGTACCCCGCAACGAGGTGGTTCCCGGGCGGGTTGCACGTCGCCTGGTCCCACTGGATCTGGATGCTGGAACCGGACGGGTCCAGCTTCGCGCATTGCATCGCGGCGCCAGGCCCCGTTCCGTCGGGAACGCCAGGGAGTCCCAGCACCTGGACGGAGGTCGATGCCGCGCTGGCGTCGGGCTGTCCCAGCGAGTCGGCGGAGACGGCCTCGAAGACGTGGATCCCCGGGGCCAGGGAGGCATTGAAGTAGAAGGCTTCGGAGGGCCCGTCGAAATACCCGTCGATGGGGAGCGCCGCCTGCCAGGACCCTCCGTTCACCCGCCACGAGACTCCGGCCACGTCCAGGATATTCACGTCGCACCCGTATCCGTACACGCTCTGGCTGGTCCGGGCGACGACGAATCCTGACCCGGTGAGCAGGAGGTGGCCTGAACGGGTGGGATTGGGCGTGTAGGCCGTGAAGGAGGTGTCCGGTGCGATGTCCACGGGGTCGGGGATGCCGTCCGAATCCGCGTCCCCCCAGCCGATCTGTCCGGCCGTGTACGCGCACATCCCCGTCTGGCGGCTCGCCTCGTTCATGATGCAATTCTGGTTGATGAGGCACGATCGGTTGCAGTTCTGGTTGGCGTAATTGACGTACCCGCTCACCTGGGAGCAGGTGCACCCCGAACTCGCGTATTCGTCCAGGGCATGAAAGATGTGGCACGTTTCGTGACGGGTCACCTCGTTCATTCTTGATATATTCCACCCGTCGTTGTCGTAGGTCATGATGACGTAGGGCCCCGAGAGCCAGGCGTAGGCGAAACGGGAATCGGCGAAGAGGCCGTCCGAGTCGTTGTAGCTGTCCGCCACGAAGACCGTGAACGCCCAATCGGTCCCGTCGCTCAGGCGGGTGTCCCCGTTGAACTCGTATCCCATGTCCCACTTGCTCAAGAGGGGCGAGTATCCCAGGTTTCCGAGGATCTCCCGGACCCACAGTCCTTCTCCCGCCCCCGGATCGTTATTCGGGTCGGCGCTCCGGCTGATGGGTTCGTAGGCCGTCTGGGCCGCCGCATTGGTCCGCCCGTAGTACGGGTGGTACGAGAAGGTGGGTTGTAGGGAGGACGCCAGGCCCCTGGCGGCGAAGTACCCGGCCAGGTCGTTCATGCCCTCGACGATTTCCCCCACGACGGTGTTCTCCCGGCCCGAGTCCCAGTTCTCGGTCGAAGCGTCCAGGCTCCCGTTGCTTTCGGGCAGGATGATGTTGACCGAGATTCCGCCCAGCAGGTATTCGGAGGTCGTGCGCTTCAGGGCCGTGGCACCGCAGGCGGCGAGGGGAGCCCGCCCGGGAGGCTCGGGGGGAGCCAAGGCGTCGCGGTCCAGCGGGAGGCCTGGGGGAAGATCACCCGCGGGTGGGGCCTCCGACCGGGTCAGCGAGAGGTACGCCGCCAGCAGGGCCCGACCGGCGTCGGTGGCCTGCAGGCGTTCGAGCGCTTCCGGGCCCGGTTCCCCTTCGTGGAAAACCGCGCCGGGGGGGAGGGCCAGCCGGATCCGTCCGAGATCCTCTTCCGGAAAGGCGACGAGGCCGCCCGCCGGAGGAAAGGCGTGCCGTACGATGAGGCCCGCCCTCGCCATGTCCCTTTTCCATTCCAGGAAATCCACGGCTTCGGAAGCTTCCATCAGCACAAACGACTCCCGAGCCCGGGCTTCCACGGCGAAGACCAGACCCCAGAACACGCAGATCGACACGAGAATCCCTCGATGCTTTCGCACGGCGTCCCTCCCGACCCCTGCGCCCCCTCGGAGGTCCATTTGGTTGAAACGTAAGGCATGGCCTCGCGAAGAGCAATCCCAGACAGGAGACCGAATCCGGATGCGCTCCGGCGGCGGCCACCGAAAAAGGAGCCAGATCGTTCGCACCGGATGAACTGCCGAGTGCCTAACTCGGGCCAGCGGGACCTGGACTTGAGTCTTTCCGGCCCCGACGGGCCCCGGGCCCGGAGGCCGACTTCTTTCCGGGAAACGGGCACTTCGGAGCCAGCGGGCACTCGCCGCACCGAGGACCCACTGGGCGGCAGACCTCCTGGCCGAAGGAGACGAGGAGCGCGTTGACGGACATCCACCAGCGGCGGGGAAGCGTCCTTCTCAGGACCTGCTCGGTCTCGTCCGGATGGCGGGTGGCGACGAAGCCCCACCAGTTGAGGATGCGGTGGACGTGGGTGTCCACGCAGATGCCCCTCTTGCCGAACCCCTCCGTCAGAACCAGGTTGGCCGTCTTCCTCCCCACGCCCGGCAGGGAAAGGAGCGAGTCCAGGTCGTCCGGAACCCGGCCGCCGTGGCGCTCGATGAGCCGGCGGGCCACGGCCTGGAGCGTCCGGGCCTTGGTCCTGTAAAAGCCCACCGGTCGGATGGCGGCCTCCAGCGCTTCCAGGGGAAGCCCCGCCAGGGCCTCGGCCGTGGGAGCCAGCGGCCACAGGCGTTCGAAGGCCTTCTCCGTCGTGGCGTCCCTGGTCCGCAGGGAGAGAAGGGTGCCGACGAGGATGGCGAAGGGGTCGGGCCGGGTCTCCCGGATTCGGCCCACGACGGGCTCGACGCGGCCCTCTTTCCAGCCGCGGACGGTTTCGAGAAATGCGGAGAGTGCTTTCGCCGACATGGCCCTCGAGGGCCTGGGCCAGCTGGGTTCCTTTCTCATTCCACCGCCCGCCTGGAATCCCATGATTCGACTCTCCCCGGCCCGCCGCCCGGGCCGCACGGCCCGCTACACGCCTCCGGAGGGCCGGTCCTCGTCGAAGGGCTGGGACTCCGACGTCCGGACCCAGACCGTCTCCCGGCTGCTCCGAGTGAGCATCACCGCCCAGTCGCCCCTCCAGTCCCTCACCACGGAGCCGAAGAGGGGCCGCCGCGATCCCTCCTCGAATTTCTCCAGGAAGACGTGGCCGAAGTGCGCTTCCCCATGGCGGAGGACCCACGCCGGATGACGCAGGCCCGGTTCGAGACGGAGGTCCCGCACCCGGAGCGGCACGAACCCCTCCCCCCGAAGGACCTCCTCGAAGGCCGACGTGAGGTCCCGGTCCCCCAGGCGCAGGTCGTGGCGGGTGCGCTGGTGGCGCCCCGAAGCCAGCTCCATGAGGGTTTCCAGAACGTCCTCGTCCACGGGGCCTCCGTTCGGGGCGAGTATAACGCGGACGGCCCGACGGGCCTTCCCCTCCGGGATCCCCCTCGACCGCCGCGAGGACCTATACTCTCTCCGTGCGAAGCGCCATTCAGATAAAGAGGAGTGCGGTCATGCGGACCTTTCGGACCCTCGCCACCCTCGCTCTAGCCGCGGCGGCCCTGCCCGTCCTGGCCCAGGGACTCCAGGGAACGTGGCTTCTCGTGAAGGACAGCGACGGGACGCGCCCCAAGACGGGCGCCACCGTGACTCTGGCCCTCCTCCCGGGAGGCGCCTTCGCCTTGAGCGCCGTCCAGCCGGGGGAAACCCTGGAGGACGCCGGGACCTACGAGGTTTCTGGGAACCGGATCACCCTGGCCTTCACCGAACTCGACCTGGGGTGCGAAGCCGCCCCCTTCACCCTGTCGGGCGACACCCTCGTGCTGCCCTTCAAAGTTTTCGGAGAAGGCGCGGGCACCTCCACGTGGCAGAGGAGCCGTGCCGCACTGGAATCGGCGCGGGGGGCTTCGGGAGCCTCCGGCGCCTCCGCCGGCGGAACCGGGGTACGGGGCTCCGAACGCGCGGGGGCGGGAACGGGGGCATCGGGCTCCTCCGGGACGGGTTCCGGGGCGCGCTCGGGACCGGGTTCTGGATCCACCTCGTCCGCTTCTTCGGCATCGGGTAGCGCGTCTGGGGGAAGCGCGGCGGGCGGCGCGGGCTCCGGCACCGCCTCGGGGCGGGGCAGCGCCGGTTCGAACCGCGGGCAGGGCGCCGGGACAAGCCGAAGCCAGGCCCCCTTCGACGCCTACGTGGGGATGTGGACCGGCCACGGTTCGAGCTACGAGGTGCGCTTTCGAGAGAAGGGCAAGATGACCGTGGCCGTCCTCCACGACACGGTCTTCGCCTTCGTCGTCCAGCCCGACGGGGAGGTGGTGGGGCACGGCACCGTCGTCTACGACGTGGACCCCAACCTCTGCGGGGTGGCGGCCCTGGCCCAGCAGGTCAACCAGGCCATCGACATGATGAACTACGTCATGGAGTTCTGGAACTACGGCGAACTGGCGGGGAAGGCCTACAAGGCCTTCGCCGAAAGCGTGGCCCAGCAGGCGGGGTCCACGGCGGCCATGGGCGCCGGGCAGATCCTGAAGGAGGCCGCCAAGGCCGGCTTCAAGGTCAAATACGACGACGTGGCCAAGTGGTGGAAGAGCCCCCTGGAGAAGATCGGAGAAGAGATCCGGGATCAGATGCGTCAGGGAAAGGCCAAGGACCCCGACAAGGGGTGTCAGGATCAGGGAAAGTCGGTGGGCGGCTTCGAACCGGGCTTCCTGCCCGGAATCATGAACGTACCCGGAGTCACAAAGGTCCAGTACGAATACAAGGGGCTCGCCAAGGGGCCCGAGGTCCGCTCCTTCGCCATCAAGGGCCGCGCCGAGCTGACGGGTTCGGGTATTCGATTGCGCCTCCAGCAGGACGGGGGCGTTCAGGGCGGCGACCCCCAGCTCTGGGTGCAGTACACCGTCAACTACGTCACGGAGAAGAAGCCCTTCCCCTGCTGGAGCCCCTTTCTCGACGGGCCCGGCACCGTCTACGTGGACCGCCACACGGGGGCCGCCAAGGCCTCCTTCCGGGAAACGGGTGAACACCGCAACGGGGTCACCCCCTGGCAGGAGTACATCTACGTCTGGGAAGCCGAGAAGATGGCCGACGACGCCCCCTAGCCGCCCCGGCTCGGCCTGCTCCCCTACTCACCTACTCCCCTACTCACCTACTCACTTACTCACCTACTCGCTTACTCGACAAAAAGGGCGGGGCCGAAGCCCCGCCCATCGTGCCTCTGTGCAAGAGGTCCTTTGTTTCGATTACTTCGCCGCCTGCGCCTTGAACCAGGCGGTGGGCATGGACTTGGGACGCTCGATGGGCTCTCCCCACGCGCGGGAGACCACGAGCTGGGAGGCCATGCCCATGGTGCGGCTGACGGAGAACAGCACGGTGTAGTAGCTGAATTCCTTCATGCCGAAATGGTAGAGGAGGCACCCGGAGGCGGCGTCCACGTTCGGCCAGGGATCCTTGATCTTCTGGACCTGCTTGAGGACCTCGGGCACGACCTTGAAGACGCGGGCGACGGTCTGGTAGGTCTTGTCCTCGG from Acidobacteriota bacterium carries:
- a CDS encoding EAL domain-containing protein; this translates as MSSKKSHKESRQAARGQTGAVTHREEILRAADLLEECLLLLDEAGNVLHANAAAARCLGLSLEELLKANMARLADSAPPEEALHLVRGLLAAGEEFSGESVHTKPDGETVHLTLSLTRMNPPGSPGVAFALVARDVTDSRRAEEQILHDAFHDALTGLPNRALFMDRTGQSLARSRRSEEARFALLLMDLDRFKVVNDSLGHQAGDRILQGIAQRLKACLRPADTVSRLGGDEFALLIEDVREGRDALLFAERLHKALLEPFALEGQEVFTAASIGVALGTPAYENAEELLRDADTALNRAKAQGKSRSVLFDPTMHQSAVALFQMETDLRRAVESGQFHVYYQPIVSLKTGRTAGFEALVRWQHPRRGLVWPAEFIGLAEETGLIIPIGLFVLKEAIKQLRSWQSRHPRTPPLLMSVNLSGIQFLRPELTTQLDLTLREYGVEGATVKLELTESVIMEHAEYARDMMAQMKAQNVKLCVDDFGTGYSSMSYLRRYPIDTVKIDKSFISKMDTDPESLEIVRTVVTMAHNLGKEVIAEGVETREQLAKIKALKVEYAQGFFFSKAVDRESAESLVTWRWFW
- a CDS encoding citrate/2-methylcitrate synthase; the protein is EDKTYQTVARVFKVVPEVLKQVQKIKDPWPNVDAASGCLLYHFGMKEFSYYTVLFSVSRTMGMASQLVVSRAWGEPIERPKSMPTAWFKAQAAK
- a CDS encoding efflux RND transporter permease subunit, producing MRTSSLPAFSLRRPVTTLMVFFSFLLLGGVAASRIPLQLLPDGFNPPFMWIWIPYANSSPTEVEDKITRPVEESLRTLKNLGGIWSTSRSDAAVVRMRFDSNTDMGLAYAEARDRVERVKPTLPEDVREVYLQRANPNDEAVYILGVQFDGYVEDPYYLLKNGLGQKILRLPGIAKVDVGGADEKVIQVELDMDRVKAHQVNLYELTRRLRSDNFTLASGHVDEGNRRYLVRSVARYPTIESIAGLPVRGDGLKVSDIAKVTYGVPEITRHFRIDGKPSYVLEIFKESASNTVEVCRRIDEEVDRLSLQYPGVRLIKFDDDAKYITESLGLLLNNGVVGGLLAAFLLFYFLRRVRITLLITLAIPLALLITIVVMYFAGQSLNIISMMGLMLSVGMLVDNSVVVVENMTRVMTEEGRTAREAAVRGAGEVSLAILMSTLTTMVVFLPSVLLTQDGMMRFFMGQLAIPICISLAASLLVSLLFIPLWSSIVLKDAREPGALLKACDRVYERTLGWANRRYVDLLALTLHHRSAALTLLALVVVVTVAVPFQRVHMTEEDNGSGRNIWVGFNFPGAFTLEDSDAFMRKVEAKVESLRDKYDIKHYRIWASKTRGNIRVLLKDMSESDLEVPWVAEHLVKELPTQPGVTQFTNWSQSLSSGEADMRIYLLADDTGQLLDTSPEVVRRLKLIPDVVAVDTDLEEGNDEVRLQLDREALQQYDVSPEVLSSLVAYAVRGYPLPKYRYEGKDVEVRIQVQKSDRENLDQIRDLAVPTRGGGTVPLASVATFQVRRALQEISRFNGRTALGLKISTTLKDKKELEKRVMGVVNSMQLPQGMTVSTSNLLGRGGNAGQDFAAGLALSICFVFLLMGVLFESFMLPFVVITSIPLAFAGSWWLLYAMGSELNIMAVIGTILLAGVVVNNAIVLVDRVNQLRKEGSDREEALLEAARQRFRPILMTALTTILGLLPMAFGKAAFVGIPYSPMGLTFVGGLTAGTFLTLLVVPLFYQIFDGWRESLSVRFTRVARTWGPARWARARSAEEGP
- the nth gene encoding endonuclease III; translated protein: MSAKALSAFLETVRGWKEGRVEPVVGRIRETRPDPFAILVGTLLSLRTRDATTEKAFERLWPLAPTAEALAGLPLEALEAAIRPVGFYRTKARTLQAVARRLIERHGGRVPDDLDSLLSLPGVGRKTANLVLTEGFGKRGICVDTHVHRILNWWGFVATRHPDETEQVLRRTLPRRWWMSVNALLVSFGQEVCRPVGPRCGECPLAPKCPFPGKKSASGPGARRGRKDSSPGPAGPS